The Nerophis lumbriciformis linkage group LG09, RoL_Nlum_v2.1, whole genome shotgun sequence nucleotide sequence gcagtagatccctaaaaacagctgaTTTCTCCTTTCAtatgtaggatctttgactaggatgcttttgctgtaggtccttaaaaacagcaacacagtCCTGTCctgcagaggatctttgactggtgtttttagaGCAGTTTTCTAAAAAACGCAtaataatgtcaaagcgctttgagtaccgtgaaggtagaaaagcacatacaagtataatccatttaccatttactactATAATCTGTtccggggtcaaactgtcaccatcATAAAACATTTAAGTGAGATTGTTTTAAGTAAAGAAGTGAACCACTGCATAATAaatttacagtatataaaacCTAAATTAAAACCATACTAATAGGGTTAAAGGAAGCAGTAAAATAAGCTTTCTGAAACTGAAGCAGTTCAATCCAAGTACGGTACCAAcactgttaagttaaagttaaagtaccaatgattacacactaggtgtgatgaaatttgtcctctgcatttgacccatccccttgttcaccccgtgggaggtgaggggagcagtgggcagcagaggtggccgtgcccgggaataatttttggtgatttaacccctaattgtaacccttgatgctgcgtgccaagcagggaggtaattggtcccatttttatagtctttggtatgactcggccggggtttgaactcacaacctaccgatctcagggcggacactctaaccactaggccactgagtaggattaTGTGGTGTGAGTTTGTGTTTCCAAAAAAGCTAAAGATAAAGCAAAACAGACTTGTGCTGAATTACTGTTGTCTGCCTTTCTCCCTTGCAGTGTTTCCGGCTCCGTCGTCATCACTCCCCCCGGTCCTTGCAGGAGTTGCACCCCTGGGTGGTCACATGGTGGTAGTGGCCGGTATATCCCTTTGCCTTGCTGTCATTCTGGCCACTGTGGTCATCACCGTGTGGAGGAAACTGTGTCGGACCCCTCCGTGCAGCTCTGTGCGCAGAGGCTCCATGCATTCCCCTGGCGGGCGAAAACTCTCAGATGAGGCCTCCATTTGCGCTAACAGCCTTCAGAGGCCATGCTTTGCCGATAGCCGAGGGCCTCCAGCTGGCGTCGGTTCGACCCAGATGGACATGGGGCCTCTTTCTCAGACGATGGTGATGCCTCCTTCACAGGATCCAGAGAGGTTGTCTCCCACAGCTCAGAAGGTGTTGCCACCCATTTTTGGGTGCGTATTTGACTCATGCGTTATTTTGCAGCACATTTGTTGTCGTATTGGTGTAAAATGTGCAATGTCTTCCCAGTTATCGCTTAGCTCAGCAGCAGCTGAAAGAAATGAAGAAGAAGGGATTAAAGGAGGCCACACAGCTCTACCATGTGTCCTCAAGCCCAGTTCAGGACACCGTGGTAGGGACGTCCGCGTCACCGAGTGGCTCCGTCATTCCGACACAGGAGGAACGCAACCATTCCTTTTCTGAGTTACCGTTGCAGGCGTCCAGGATCACATCGGACCGACTGAGCCCCAAGGTGGAGCTCGTCTTGGGTCCCCCAGTTTCTAGTCACGCGAGCGGTGGCACCTCCAAGTGGCTCAACCGCACTGCTGACTGGGTGGAGATGGTAGAGAGGAGTGGCTTAGTGGGAAATGCTTATCATAAGAATCTAAATTTCCGCCGGACGTCCAGTTTTACGGACGCAAAACCTCAAATTTCATCTTCAGGACACTGCAGACCCTTCAGAGAGCGGAGCATGACACAGGTTAGCTATGAAAGTTAAAGGAGTCAtaatatgcaaaaacaacttttcttacctgttggcacctgtttttgtgtatttgggttaCCCGTAACTCCTGAAAATGTCAatccaaaccatggaggcatggcggagatatttatgaaACACTCTTGTCTCTCTAATTTGCGCCAATTTTGACATAATTCGTCTTTGTTACGCCAGCGGATATCTACATATATAGTAGCAGTTTACCCGAAAagctttgtgcgagtccgccatttttattcagttctTGTCTGACGTTGTAGTCACAAAGTTCAATTTTTTTCTCTATCGTCTTTTTGTAGGGCAGACTggattgtacatgcacatgcatgctaaaatcctccgctgttgccattttgaaTACAAAGTAGCCTATACATCTAACTTCTATCTGTCAGTATAGGCTCAATATTTAAGCACTaataactacaacatggctgacaggatGAGGCGCAATCTAAGGGGCTTGGCCTGGATGAGGGCTtcagcacgtaaataagactgcccacaaaatggcaatcagaaagcggcttgaagatggtcttgtAAAAccaaatctatgcaacatttggacTAAAGCACcgccattaaatgttatgtagaccaggggtccttAACCTttttgcccaacttttccactacggaGGGTCCCATGGCCCGCGTAACATTAAAACTGATTTAGTAATCttattcttgattttaatcatattcaatcatTCTATTTAACCTACATACAGTttaaaaccttgtcaaatgatatgcaaatatgtgttaatcacaaacatttttatcaaagcttaggtcaggctggttaaaaaaaatcaaaatcaaatatactgcaaaagaaggtacTCATAACAGCtgaagaaaaataaatgtttataccattacacagtgctaaaataaatacattctaaccaaattaataatacataataatgttATAtactataaattatatatatatattttttattaaataaaatacagcttcactactttagtcataattcttgCGCTTAAGAAAGTTCTCTGtgacttaagctccagacttcttctgtttgtttgagattgtaacttctgccacaagtggtggaaaagtgtattacaactgaagaAAATATATTTTGGCCCAAAAATGGGCCCTGGCCCTAAGGGGTcagaaacactgatgtagaccacaaggaagtttttaaatgtagaaaaaaacaaatcataatatggcCCCTTTAACTTGAAGTATATGTCTGTTTTAgcacattattgtttttattttctgtTCAGGTGGGATCTCGGACTCTCCCTGAAGGAAACTCTTGGACCAAAGAGAGAAGAGAGAGGTCATCATTTAGCTCTTACCCAATTCCAGAGCATGGCACCCCAAATTGGAGCGATTCCAGAGCCCAGGGATGCGACGAGAGGAAGGCATGGATAGAAACCTCCATTCCTTCACATACTAATGAAGTAAAACACACAGGAACCAACACTTCTGAGGAACATCTGGACCACAGTGGCACCACAGACAGGCAGATGGGAATCTCAGGAATTGGTGGTCCAGCCACAAGTCCCGTCAGCCCACAAGGAGCAAACCATCTCAATGTGGAACGCGCCGAGCAGAACTGGAACCGACGTGGTCCGTCACCTATACAGAGGAACATGCTGGCCAGAAAACTGAAGGAGGCTCAGTCCTGCTCTGGAGCCAAAGGGCGTCAACGCAGCTCCACCTTCAGTGTGTCGTCATCAGAGCACAGGAAAGACCAGTGCCACTCGCTGCCTGGGGCTGGAGCCTACACCAGCGCTGAACGCACTGCCTACAGGCTGAGTGAGACAGAGAAGAGGATGACGGACCTCGACCTGTCCTCAGCACACAAAGGTGGTGGAAATTAATGTTGTCTCTTATATCTGTGATTATCTGTTCTCAGGATTTTATAGTAAGTACTGTACTATTTGGTAGAatctataaaaaaaagcttgatattttattttaaatggatGTTactaaaaagacaaaaatagacaCTCCCTAAATGTAAGGACTTATTCTTTCTGATTCTGGTCCTATTTTAGATATATGAAATCATGGTAGTGTCACTCTTGCAAGAAAGAAAGTAAcacgtttagttttttttttaattcagatcATTAATTTGTAATTGTGTCAAGTTTGATGTAATTCTTTTCACTCTTTTGTAACAATGAACACTTCTCGTCAATAAAGCCCTGCTATAACTAGGTTTTGAAGGCATAAACGTAAGTTGTGAATGAGAtgcaatttgtttttattatgagTTACATTACATTTTggtaataagtgattatttcaaCAAAGAGTTATAAAAACAGTAGTCTGTCTCCAAGGTGAATGGCATGTGATGCTTTGCGTATTTAAACGTCCCCGCCGCCGCTGCCCATGGCGTCCAGGAAAAGCAGAGGGCGCACCTTCATGGTTGTGTGTCTCAGCGAATACCAAAGACCCCTCCATGTGCCCCACACCACGCCATTGTCATATTGACCCTTATACTTCCCTCTGCGGTAGAACTTCCCGTTCAGGTTGGCGACGTGACATCTGTGGATTAGAAAACAACAATTTGTCAATACAACATTCTGTGAACAATAAATGCTTGAGAAGCAACATTTTGAGGGTTTACTCTAGAATTGTGCAGGTTAGTACAAATCAATAGTGAACCTTTAGGACTACAGTTCCTCAAGTAGATGCCttctttttaacccaaatagcatAAAATGACTGATTGCTACAAAGAAAAGATTCCccaataatacaatataatagatGGAAGTTTCTGCAGTTGAGTATCAAGCCACTAAATAGTGTATTAATAGGGTCTCACCTGTTGTACCACCAACCAGCATTATTCTCCTGTGCACAGTTGCCCTGAATGTAGCGGTCATTGTCCTGGTAACGACCGTAGAAACATCAGTAGAAAAAAACATCACTTTGTGACAACGACATGAATCGATACACTAACCTGATCCCTGGTGCTGAACTGCATGCCACTGAGGCAGGCGGACCACTGCTCTACCATGCCTCCACCACCTGCCAGGGCATCCCCAGCTCGGCCACTGTACATCCCGTACTGAAGGCGATATCGATCCTGAAATGGGAATTTAAAGCGTCTTAGAAGTTGCACAAAATTGATATACCATACAAAAGATACAACATTTATTCATCTGTGCTAGAGATGCTAAATAAATTGTAAACAACCACAGCCATAGAGTAATTATGCCAGGAGACGGCCTTGGTTGAAATGTGTTACATACAGCCTCGTTGGTGACATAGAAGTTGTCATAAAAAGCATGACTTCTCTTTCCTTCCCAGTCCATTAGGTCGATCTTCACCAGGTTCTTACCTTGGACACACAAATTATCATCTTTGATTATTATGCAAACAGATTTTGAGCAATACCTCAGAGTTCTGCATAATCTTATTTTTAGGCAATTCCTACTTTGTGAGAACTGTTTGGGGAAAGACCCTCTTTGTGTGTTCGGTGTCCTGACCTCGACCCATCAAACACCACAATCTAATGACCAGATGTTCCAACACTTTTGCTCATATAtgaagtttttattatttacctTCCGAGAGCAGAGAATGCATgtgttcatttcccaaccagaACTCGTCGTTCCATAGTTTGAAGTCTCCAAATCCGTCTCTGTAGTCCACCCAGTCTCTGGAGAACACATTATTGTAAATTTTGCTATAGTATCATGATGCTCGTAGTTCTTTTAAAACCTGTCAAAGTCAACTTTTCCATGGCGCCGTCTCTGGAAAACCGTCCATCCTCCTCCGTCATCCATATCACAGTAGACCAAGAATGGCTCCTGGTGTGATTTGGGCCTGATTCGGTAAAAACCACTTGGTGGTTTTATTCTGTCAAACAGCTCGGAACAGTCTAAAAACATGACATATTCTGATTAATATTGATATCTGGTTTTTGAGTCAttacagcagggctattcaagTAGTGGCTTCAGGGCCAAATCAGGCATGGGAATGATACCATAACGGCCCCCAGGTTCAGTTCAAAATTTGGGAaagaaacatttttacagcaaattCACACTAGAGtgcttctgttgtatagaggaacttgaacCACATTTAACCCATTGGCGgatcttgcattgacattttaaccttgttaGCAAACAAAAAACACTGGGATTTAAACTTTTGATTTACATATTTTAGGCGTTCCTCAAGACACcgttttaagtcctctccttttttttCGTAATTTGATTTTtgcaactaaggtgttgctgtagcttgttcacttcagatgcagtcaggtcAACttttttagttatactagtggtgtttctTAACGTTCTAATTTAGTCctttctttttcatcatttgggctattcaactggtggaccgcgagttcagttcaaaacttgcgaGAGACTCGCATTTTTGCAGCATATTCTTGAACGCTAAagcgctgtcatagagatgatctttgactagcttttctgcagacggtccttaaaaacagcagatcgctcttttaactctgacaaaataaatagactaaAATCTAAATAACTATGGTTCTCCAGAGCATACAAAATGAGATCAATAGTGAAAGGAGAAGTCCGCCCCCCCGATCCGTAGCttactggaaatgtggcccccaaaacggtTAAGTTGAAGATCTCTGCCTTAGAGTGTTTTGTACCTCTGTCATGGACGATCAAGCTTCCTGCTGGTGGAAGTGTTGTCATGTTAGAGCTGTCCAACGCACCCACGCTGCTGTTGTTGTCGTTTGAATCCGTGTGTGGAGCGGAAGTTGACACATTTACGGGTGTAATTGGACGGAAGTATCTGTGCCTCTGCAAGTATTCCACCTGCCAAGCTCCGATGAGGAGTTTGTTTTCCAGTTTCTTGATGCTCCGTTTTAGAGCTGGTACCTCTGGACCACATCCCTTTCAATAAGGAAACATGCACAAAAGCTTATTTTGAAACATATATTATCCATCTACCAATAAGATTAAACCTACTGAGAACTGGTTTGATGATGAAGTCTCGCTTAGGAGAAAGTTGAACAATACAAACATCAACATGCCTGTAGTTCTGAAATGATCAAAAAGTacatacagtaaaaaaatactgtacaatattttGGGGCTGAATAGTAAATATCCTACCTTCCTTCTGCAATGTTGCCCTGTTGTCTGCACACTCTGTGTTCTGTTCCCAACAAGATTTTGTCAGTATTTATTTATGGCAGGGTTGGGTTTGTTCTGCATGGTCCACATTAGAAGAAATACCTTGCCAAATTCTGAACCCCagcctttttgttttttactatCTAGCATTGCAACATACTGGGCATTTGTCTTGAACAAAAATAGGTTCAGTCATTACTGAGCAATTTAGGgggaaatgtaacttatctggcACTGTTAaccagctattttttttttaacctcttctatttcaaaatgtatacaatatttttgtcatgtttataaaaaatatataaaatataatgaaATAGAATTGATATAAAGGTCCACCACATGTATCTTTATCTGCAGATTATTAagtaaacaagtaaaataaaaattacgaGACAACACTTTCCCCCAAATCAGCAAACAAATAAGCTGAATGGATATAAAAACTATGTATTCTAATACATGTACAAAAGTACATTTATCTAAATTTCATTTGACAACACTATGTTAAATGTATGTGTCCATTTAGCTCATGGCTAAATTTTCTAAGCAGAGTTTTAATCTGAGCCTGAACACTACAAAAAAATgttgacacttttttatttaagtgacccaatttttattttatttttatacttttatacAAACTTGAAATCAATTTGACGCATATTTCATACATAAACAAATACATGGCAATTAAATCGTCcaatatttttttgtgcaaaaataacacatttaaaataattaaaacataaatttGGTATTACCAACCGGGATTCGATCACAATAGGACTGTTTATCAGCCCGGCACTATAGTGATGCATAGGGACAATTTCCTATGAAATTTGCCATTATATTTttatcagtgatggagcaggaaggggctagtttTGTGGTAAAATGTGTACCCTGTCatttattatttgacattttacatgcacttcTTCATACAAAAGTAGGACAGTATGAGAGATGCGGTAATCTctcatttatcgctgttaattggttctggaTCTTTATATTCTTTTAATCCGATATagcaatgctgcctgaggctgagtcaATCAGTAACAACAATACTGAACAGCATGATCTTATTGGTTTGGCCTCATCTAGTGgctaatactactgtagtattgatattagtCTATTGATACATATGGTctatttagctatttttatacTTGAAAATGCTCAATTTAGGGCAAACATTCAGAATATGCTTCAAAAAGAGGGGGATGCTATATGCTGTTTACCACAAATAAGC carries:
- the fgl1b gene encoding fibrinogen like 1B, producing the protein MLMFVLFNFLLSETSSSNQFSGCGPEVPALKRSIKKLENKLLIGAWQVEYLQRHRYFRPITPVNVSTSAPHTDSNDNNSSVGALDSSNMTTLPPAGSLIVHDRDCSELFDRIKPPSGFYRIRPKSHQEPFLVYCDMDDGGGWTVFQRRRHGKVDFDRDWVDYRDGFGDFKLWNDEFWLGNEHMHSLLSEGKNLVKIDLMDWEGKRSHAFYDNFYVTNEADRYRLQYGMYSGRAGDALAGGGGMVEQWSACLSGMQFSTRDQDNDRYIQGNCAQENNAGWWYNRCHVANLNGKFYRRGKYKGQYDNGVVWGTWRGLWYSLRHTTMKVRPLLFLDAMGSGGGDV
- the thsd1 gene encoding thrombospondin type-1 domain-containing protein 1 isoform X2 → MPQTISLLSLLLGLIGYALAGLNIWPSFHVALSNASVFVDFSTKSNSSLIRQMSLSLINMDTNATLLTRTLPDNRSAGRVEFNCSCFLYAGTFRFLLRQTSASMEVHSNATGRLESTWWWSSELQVQWPTFHMAVERDANDSGSFQIGISTNEYFQPCSATLDPALLLEVSYMEYNQIGRKGINKVQARTRHPIKPLRSQLIKLPCAFPFTERDFVQVSLRSLHSAQEVKSSGPLYLSHIFSYKLLVENANAYKSGCEGAVSVKLVSPPCAHVNGKVLLYKDAVVGRGVAVSSGMGAGGTAAMEFGQEEPSSLPLAFNWLTQGENETEFNCSVFYPGRKSWGPWNQWTVCSVSCGEGVRERVRECLLPSGVEGKRCTGMVKEQSICSLENCAVFPAPSSSLPPVLAGVAPLGGHMVVVAGISLCLAVILATVVITVWRKLCRTPPCSSVRRGSMHSPGGRKLSDEASICANSLQRPCFADSRGPPAGVGSTQMDMGPLSQTMVMPPSQDPERLSPTAQKVLPPIFGYRLAQQQLKEMKKKGLKEATQLYHVSSSPVQDTVVGTSASPSGSVIPTQEERNHSFSELPLQASRITSDRLSPKVELVLGPPVSSHASGGTSKWLNRTADWVEMVERSGLVGNAYHKNLNFRRTSSFTDAKPQISSSGHCRPFRERSMTQVGSRTLPEGNSWTKERRERSSFSSYPIPEHGTPNWSDSRAQGCDERKAWIETSIPSHTNEVKHTGTNTSEEHLDHSGTTDRQMGISGIGGPATSPVSPQGANHLNVERAEQNWNRRGPSPIQRNMLARKLKEAQSCSGAKGRQRSSTFSVSSSEHRKDQCHSLPGAGAYTSAERTAYRLSETEKRMTDLDLSSAHKGGGN
- the thsd1 gene encoding thrombospondin type-1 domain-containing protein 1 isoform X1; this encodes MPQTISLLSLLLGLIGYALAGLNIWPSFHVALSNASVFVDFSTKSNSSLIRQMSLSLINMDTNATLLTRTLPDNRSAGRVEFNCSCFLYAGTFRFLLRQTSASMEVHSNATGRLESTWWWSSELQVQWPTFHMAVERDANDSGSFQIGISTNEYFQPCSATLDPALLLEVSYMEYNQIGRKGINKVQARTRHPIKPLRSQLIKLPCAFPFTERDFVQVSLRSLHSAQEVKSSGPLYLSHIFSYKLLVENANAYKSGCEGAVSVKLVSPPCAHVNGKVLLYKDAVVGRGVAVSSGMGAGGTAAMEFGQEEPSSLPLAFNWLTQGENETEFNCSVFYPGRSKYCFRFVFNYSRSPSPAQTCLVVHRSEESWGPWNQWTVCSVSCGEGVRERVRECLLPSGVEGKRCTGMVKEQSICSLENCAVFPAPSSSLPPVLAGVAPLGGHMVVVAGISLCLAVILATVVITVWRKLCRTPPCSSVRRGSMHSPGGRKLSDEASICANSLQRPCFADSRGPPAGVGSTQMDMGPLSQTMVMPPSQDPERLSPTAQKVLPPIFGYRLAQQQLKEMKKKGLKEATQLYHVSSSPVQDTVVGTSASPSGSVIPTQEERNHSFSELPLQASRITSDRLSPKVELVLGPPVSSHASGGTSKWLNRTADWVEMVERSGLVGNAYHKNLNFRRTSSFTDAKPQISSSGHCRPFRERSMTQVGSRTLPEGNSWTKERRERSSFSSYPIPEHGTPNWSDSRAQGCDERKAWIETSIPSHTNEVKHTGTNTSEEHLDHSGTTDRQMGISGIGGPATSPVSPQGANHLNVERAEQNWNRRGPSPIQRNMLARKLKEAQSCSGAKGRQRSSTFSVSSSEHRKDQCHSLPGAGAYTSAERTAYRLSETEKRMTDLDLSSAHKGGGN